From one Halothece sp. PCC 7418 genomic stretch:
- a CDS encoding helix-turn-helix domain-containing protein, translated as MSYTIPKTCTHCGICLPECPTGAIQIDGKAEYWVEPALCNHCEDNNQEPLCVSSCPEHLPLPLPSKKGRYKAEPQPLNTHSLFANGQTNPMATAMVIWEACNILAKGSAVAWETDKEDQLYFQRSVKQGKGKIDFWLTNDLVADDPTILSSIEATPTVEAMDLRAACLHLIFAAYAVAIERPWEQEFTIDHKEIETYLGLDKRKDLNKATKLSLIKSLVQQPCQLLTAIDWPRQGKIPSFSVAKDRIWHLMDIENYFQEDSQGYKHLVGMTFKIKAGAWAEYFLNKQGYKKSVAFYQYGTLPKFMLSAVMTNWHQHEGAVRMMLWLLFKAKMGREQRITVPKLMYVAYGEDKVKEATFSREPRKRLIRKFESDLESLNEYGIKPVFDPVTYPTNIQPLWARLGEIPDDADEAMDFWINDACNETRITDAAPRGKWNLLMKARILKFELPPEWDEQLSHWENKKQQKTRPKHRKQKAFPLSAEQIANARKRLGLSQRKLAEYLDKSQSWIRDLENGRFSAKLNDRIKLQKILQIEA; from the coding sequence ATGTCTTACACCATTCCTAAAACCTGTACTCATTGCGGTATCTGTTTGCCTGAATGTCCCACGGGAGCGATTCAAATTGATGGCAAAGCCGAGTATTGGGTGGAACCCGCCTTATGTAACCACTGCGAGGATAATAATCAAGAGCCATTATGTGTGAGTAGTTGTCCAGAGCATTTACCGCTCCCCTTACCCTCCAAAAAGGGAAGATATAAAGCCGAACCCCAACCCTTGAATACTCACAGTCTTTTTGCCAATGGTCAAACCAATCCCATGGCAACAGCAATGGTAATCTGGGAAGCCTGTAATATTCTCGCGAAAGGGTCAGCCGTTGCTTGGGAAACGGATAAAGAGGATCAACTGTATTTTCAACGTTCCGTGAAACAAGGTAAAGGTAAGATTGACTTTTGGCTAACCAACGACCTGGTTGCGGATGATCCCACAATTCTTAGCTCAATTGAAGCGACACCAACTGTGGAAGCAATGGATTTGCGGGCAGCTTGTTTGCATTTGATTTTTGCTGCTTATGCTGTCGCGATCGAGCGACCTTGGGAACAAGAATTCACCATTGATCATAAGGAAATTGAAACTTATTTAGGATTAGACAAACGCAAAGACCTCAATAAAGCCACTAAACTGAGCCTGATTAAATCCCTTGTTCAACAACCCTGTCAACTGCTTACTGCCATTGATTGGCCGCGACAGGGAAAAATTCCCTCGTTTTCGGTGGCAAAAGATCGGATTTGGCATCTGATGGACATTGAAAATTACTTTCAGGAAGATTCCCAAGGCTATAAACATTTAGTGGGAATGACATTTAAGATTAAAGCTGGTGCTTGGGCAGAGTATTTTCTCAATAAACAGGGGTATAAAAAATCTGTTGCCTTTTATCAGTATGGGACATTACCCAAGTTTATGCTATCGGCAGTGATGACAAATTGGCATCAACACGAAGGGGCAGTGCGGATGATGCTGTGGCTGTTATTTAAAGCGAAAATGGGTCGAGAACAACGCATTACTGTACCGAAATTAATGTATGTTGCCTATGGCGAGGATAAAGTGAAAGAGGCAACCTTCAGCCGAGAGCCCCGCAAGCGCTTAATCCGCAAATTTGAGAGTGACCTAGAATCGCTGAATGAATATGGTATCAAACCCGTTTTTGATCCTGTGACCTATCCGACCAATATTCAGCCATTGTGGGCAAGATTAGGGGAAATTCCCGATGATGCAGATGAAGCGATGGACTTTTGGATTAATGATGCTTGTAACGAGACGCGAATCACTGATGCTGCCCCCCGAGGGAAATGGAATTTGCTGATGAAGGCGCGGATTCTGAAGTTTGAATTGCCCCCAGAATGGGATGAACAACTCTCTCATTGGGAAAACAAGAAACAACAAAAAACCCGTCCTAAACATCGTAAGCAGAAGGCATTTCCCTTAAGTGCAGAACAAATTGCTAATGCCAGAAAACGGCTCGGGCTCAGTCAAAGAAAGTTAGCGGAATATCTTGATAAAAGTCAAAGCTGGATTCGAGATTTAGAGAATGGTCGGTTTTCTGCCAAGTTGAATGATCGGATTAAGTTGCAAAAAATCTTACAAATTGAGGCTTAA
- a CDS encoding molybdenum-pterin-binding domain-containing protein, whose product MKRFTLRLTEAEYIKLKNYCDELHISMNDVVRQLIREWTPTSQTSHHEHS is encoded by the coding sequence ATGAAAAGATTTACTTTAAGATTAACAGAAGCAGAATATATCAAGCTCAAAAATTATTGTGATGAACTCCATATCTCCATGAACGATGTGGTTCGGCAACTGATTCGGGAGTGGACTCCCACCTCACAAACGAGTCATCACGAGCATTCCTAA
- a CDS encoding dinitrogenase iron-molybdenum cofactor biosynthesis protein — MQTPPISNEVALRIALASKLLPQISLPDLITALQTHFNDEVTETALNQLTITELQQCLTSVDGTNTNRATLKEALHLLWGETDENLPIPEAGDLPQSVKIAVASNTGEELDGHFGSCHRYLIYQLAVDEMRLIDVRSTIDADWAKDKTEFRVNLIRDCAIVYMVAIGGPAAAKVIQANIYPMKKEQGGLARDHLAQLQQVLATSPPPWLAKALGLQVKPSFSSAVN; from the coding sequence ATGCAAACACCTCCTATTTCTAATGAAGTTGCCCTCAGAATTGCTCTCGCGTCGAAACTTTTACCTCAAATTTCTCTTCCAGACTTAATTACAGCCTTGCAAACTCATTTCAATGATGAAGTGACAGAAACCGCTCTCAATCAATTGACGATCACGGAATTGCAGCAATGTTTAACCTCGGTTGATGGCACTAATACCAATCGCGCCACCCTCAAAGAAGCCCTGCACCTGTTGTGGGGAGAAACCGATGAGAATTTACCGATTCCTGAAGCAGGGGATTTACCGCAATCGGTGAAAATTGCGGTCGCCTCCAACACCGGCGAAGAACTGGATGGACATTTTGGATCATGTCATCGCTATTTAATTTATCAGCTTGCTGTGGATGAAATGCGACTGATTGATGTGAGATCGACCATTGATGCCGATTGGGCAAAAGATAAAACGGAATTTCGGGTGAATTTAATTCGAGATTGCGCGATCGTCTATATGGTGGCTATTGGCGGACCAGCAGCAGCGAAAGTGATCCAAGCCAATATTTACCCCATGAAGAAAGAACAGGGCGGTTTGGCAAGAGACCACTTAGCACAATTACAACAAGTGCTTGCCACCTCTCCACCGCCTTGGTTAGCAAAAGCCCTAGGATTGCAGGTCAAACCGTCCTTTTCCTCCGCAGTGAATTGA
- a CDS encoding LL-diaminopimelate aminotransferase has translation MIKFAQRLQPLRRNVFADMDSAKARAKAAGKEIIDLSLGSSDLPAGDHVLEAIKTSVDDPSTHGYALFHSTQPFREAVASWFENKYGVAVDPETEVLTLIGCQEGTAHLPLALLDPGDIALLQDPSYPSHSGGIHLAGGEIYWLPTLAENQFLPIFDDIPAEVREKAQMMVLSYPHNPTTALAPLSFFEEAVQFCKENTIALVHDFPYGDMVFSGSPPAPSVLQADRAKEISIEFFTFSKSYNMGGFRIAFAVGNRDLILGLRQVKAVIDFNQYRGILNGAIAALTGPQESIQKTVDTFEHRRDVFVKALNDIGWDVPTPAATLYLWAKLPASWQGNSMDFGTQLVEATGVAVAPGSGFGQAGEGYVRMALVRDAAKLEAAAAKIAEFLGH, from the coding sequence ATGATAAAATTTGCTCAACGCCTCCAACCCTTACGTCGCAATGTTTTTGCTGATATGGATTCGGCAAAAGCAAGAGCCAAAGCTGCGGGTAAAGAGATTATTGATCTCTCTTTGGGTTCATCTGATTTACCCGCAGGGGATCATGTGTTGGAAGCGATTAAGACTTCGGTTGATGATCCCAGTACCCATGGTTACGCGCTGTTTCATAGTACCCAACCCTTTCGGGAAGCGGTTGCAAGTTGGTTTGAAAATAAATACGGGGTTGCCGTTGACCCAGAAACGGAAGTGCTCACTCTGATTGGGTGTCAGGAAGGGACAGCCCATTTACCGCTAGCTTTGCTCGATCCAGGGGATATCGCTCTCTTACAAGACCCCAGCTATCCTTCCCATTCTGGAGGCATTCATTTGGCAGGGGGCGAGATTTATTGGTTACCAACGCTGGCGGAAAATCAGTTTTTACCTATATTTGATGATATTCCAGCAGAGGTGCGGGAAAAAGCCCAGATGATGGTACTGAGTTATCCCCATAATCCCACCACTGCCCTCGCCCCTTTATCCTTTTTTGAGGAAGCCGTACAGTTTTGTAAAGAAAATACGATCGCGCTGGTTCATGATTTTCCCTATGGCGATATGGTCTTTTCTGGCTCTCCTCCAGCCCCATCTGTGCTACAAGCCGATCGCGCCAAAGAAATTTCTATTGAGTTTTTTACCTTTTCTAAATCCTACAATATGGGCGGATTCCGTATTGCCTTTGCGGTTGGCAATCGAGATCTGATTCTCGGTTTGCGACAAGTGAAAGCTGTCATTGATTTTAATCAGTATCGCGGGATTTTAAATGGCGCGATCGCTGCCTTGACCGGTCCCCAAGAAAGCATCCAGAAAACCGTTGATACCTTTGAACACCGCAGAGACGTTTTTGTCAAGGCGTTAAATGATATCGGTTGGGACGTTCCCACCCCCGCAGCAACTCTGTATTTATGGGCAAAACTGCCTGCATCTTGGCAAGGAAATTCTATGGACTTTGGCACGCAACTCGTAGAAGCCACAGGGGTCGCCGTTGCCCCTGGTTCGGGCTTTGGTCAAGCCGGAGAAGGCTATGTCCGTATGGCATTAGTTCGGGATGCTGCCAAACTAGAAGCAGCAGCAGCCAAAATTGCAGAATTCCTCGGTCATTAA
- a CDS encoding co-chaperone YbbN: MSNLISTTDSQITEEIAQAGQPVLLYFWADWCGPCRLVSPSVEAIANEYSDQLKVLKLEVDPNPEAVKTYQVEGVPALRLIQNGDIQWSHEGAITKDKLKGNIDQHL, from the coding sequence ATGAGTAACTTAATTTCAACAACCGATTCTCAAATTACTGAAGAAATTGCTCAAGCAGGTCAACCTGTGCTTTTATATTTCTGGGCAGATTGGTGCGGTCCGTGTCGCCTTGTTTCTCCTTCTGTGGAAGCGATAGCCAATGAATATAGTGACCAGTTGAAAGTTCTGAAACTGGAAGTTGATCCCAACCCAGAAGCCGTGAAAACTTACCAAGTGGAAGGCGTTCCCGCCCTGAGATTAATTCAAAATGGGGATATTCAATGGTCTCATGAGGGAGCAATTACCAAAGATAAGTTAAAAGGCAACATTGACCAGCATCTTTAG
- a CDS encoding PspA/IM30 family protein: MGLFDRISRVVRANVNDLVSKAEDPEKMLEQALVDMNEDLVQLRQAVAKAIAAERRSRKQYEEQQSEANKWQQRAQLALGKGQEDLARQALQRKKSAADAAAALKPQVDQQKSQVDTLKKSLIALESKISEAKTKKEMLGARMKAAKANQQLQDQVGNLNNNSAMGAFERMEEKVMEMEASGQAAAELAGGGGGIEDQFAQLESGSDVDDELAAMKAQLSGSSQNQQALPEGEQQTSSSSQNQEAVSDSEMDAELEALRKQLDG, from the coding sequence ATGGGACTATTTGATCGCATTAGCCGGGTTGTACGCGCCAACGTTAATGATCTTGTCAGTAAAGCTGAAGATCCAGAAAAAATGTTGGAACAAGCCCTGGTGGATATGAATGAAGACTTGGTGCAACTCCGCCAAGCTGTTGCCAAAGCCATTGCTGCTGAACGTCGCAGTCGTAAACAATACGAGGAGCAACAGTCAGAAGCCAACAAATGGCAACAAAGGGCACAACTGGCTCTGGGTAAAGGACAAGAAGACCTCGCCCGACAAGCACTGCAACGGAAAAAATCTGCTGCAGATGCTGCTGCTGCACTCAAACCCCAAGTAGATCAACAAAAATCACAAGTTGATACCCTGAAAAAATCCCTCATCGCCCTGGAAAGCAAAATCTCGGAAGCCAAAACGAAAAAAGAAATGCTTGGGGCTCGCATGAAAGCAGCCAAAGCCAACCAGCAACTGCAAGACCAAGTAGGCAACTTGAATAATAATAGTGCCATGGGTGCGTTTGAGCGCATGGAAGAAAAAGTTATGGAAATGGAAGCCTCTGGACAAGCAGCAGCAGAACTCGCTGGTGGTGGTGGCGGTATTGAAGACCAGTTTGCCCAACTTGAATCGGGTAGTGACGTTGATGATGAACTCGCTGCGATGAAAGCGCAATTGTCTGGATCTTCGCAAAATCAGCAAGCATTACCAGAAGGGGAACAACAAACCAGTAGTAGCAGCCAAAATCAAGAAGCAGTTAGCGATAGTGAAATGGATGCTGAGTTAGAAGCACTACGGAAACAATTAGATGGTTAA
- a CDS encoding CopG family ribbon-helix-helix protein produces the protein MSSPPSSPKQRITVSIDMSLLQEVDRFSNNRSAAVEEALRLWRKQQIENQLRSFYENRSQRDIEEESLWADQTQETAMMAWEESDTSLEK, from the coding sequence ATGTCTTCTCCTCCGTCTTCTCCAAAACAACGCATCACTGTTTCCATTGATATGTCCTTGCTCCAAGAAGTGGATCGCTTCAGCAATAATCGTTCGGCTGCGGTGGAGGAAGCATTACGTCTTTGGCGAAAACAACAGATTGAAAACCAACTGCGATCGTTTTACGAAAACCGTTCTCAAAGAGATATTGAAGAAGAATCTCTCTGGGCGGATCAAACACAAGAAACAGCAATGATGGCTTGGGAAGAGAGTGATACATCCTTAGAAAAATGA
- a CDS encoding type II toxin-antitoxin system PemK/MazF family toxin, whose translation MTPFSQFPRQGEVYLSKALRQSGDTKKRPVVVVSIDLRNQYSSTVLVVPFSSDISSTHSNPCRPLLKRGEGGLEADSIAMCDLITTIAKRYLEQSPYGIISEDSLSKIQAAIKIAVGLF comes from the coding sequence ATGACTCCTTTTTCCCAATTTCCCCGTCAAGGGGAAGTCTATTTAAGTAAGGCGCTGCGCCAGTCTGGAGATACGAAAAAGCGTCCTGTTGTGGTAGTTTCTATTGATCTCCGCAATCAGTATAGTTCTACTGTTTTGGTTGTTCCCTTTTCTTCTGATATTTCTTCGACTCACAGCAACCCCTGTCGTCCTCTGTTAAAAAGAGGAGAAGGAGGATTAGAAGCTGATTCAATCGCTATGTGCGATCTGATTACAACAATTGCTAAACGTTATCTAGAACAAAGTCCCTATGGAATCATTAGTGAAGATTCTTTAAGTAAAATCCAAGCTGCCATCAAAATTGCAGTGGGATTATTTTGA
- a CDS encoding sodium:solute symporter: MGIIDWSIVGIYALIVIGIGVMASRKQNNTNEYFRGGRQLPWWAIGFSIIATSFSAASLLGGPGQGYGHGFLYLQLQLGDLIGYGLVIALFLPFFVNLNLTTAYEYLEQRFDAKTRSLGSLCFLLFVIARLGALLYGASLVVSTVTGIPLYPAIALVGVISILYTVTGGITAVVWTDVLQFAMIFVGLGAGIWAAVSGVDGGFGTLLQAAGEADKLKMFNLSWDPASIYSLPTALFAYGILAFAVAGTNQQSVQRYVSCSDLPSARKAILFGWFSGFLGMAATLLLGVILFGFYSLNGGLSEEIAGDKILPYFIVNQVPVGASGFLVAAIFAAAMSSIDSALHSLATCMTVDFYDRYFLREENESKSLRVAQLLIMIWGILGILSAFYVASTGKDLLPFLVTYTTIFLGPLLGIFLMGVLLPRVNANGAFYGTVTAVIFMIIASEAGWLTFPGIWRSAITAPIAVILGSGISLFGSIPPPRSIQGLTLWTQISGNNQPMSRPGLEE; this comes from the coding sequence ATGGGTATTATTGATTGGAGTATTGTGGGCATTTATGCCCTAATTGTCATCGGGATTGGTGTGATGGCAAGTCGTAAACAAAATAACACCAATGAATATTTTCGGGGCGGTCGTCAACTCCCGTGGTGGGCAATTGGTTTTTCGATTATTGCCACTTCTTTTTCTGCTGCATCCCTACTCGGAGGACCCGGACAAGGGTATGGTCACGGCTTTCTCTATTTACAACTGCAATTAGGAGATTTAATTGGCTACGGCTTAGTGATTGCTTTATTTTTGCCCTTTTTCGTCAATCTGAATTTAACCACTGCTTATGAATATTTAGAACAACGCTTCGATGCTAAAACCCGCTCTTTGGGGTCACTGTGCTTTCTCTTATTCGTAATTGCTCGTTTAGGAGCATTACTTTATGGGGCTTCTCTAGTGGTTTCAACAGTAACAGGGATTCCCCTCTATCCTGCGATCGCGCTGGTTGGAGTAATTTCAATTCTCTACACGGTCACGGGCGGAATTACGGCTGTGGTCTGGACCGATGTCTTGCAATTTGCCATGATTTTTGTCGGTTTAGGCGCGGGGATTTGGGCTGCGGTTTCTGGGGTTGACGGTGGCTTCGGGACATTACTGCAAGCAGCAGGTGAAGCGGACAAGTTAAAAATGTTTAATCTGTCTTGGGACCCTGCTTCAATCTATTCTCTCCCCACGGCTCTTTTTGCTTACGGGATTCTTGCTTTTGCAGTTGCTGGCACGAATCAACAATCGGTGCAACGGTACGTTTCCTGTTCCGATTTACCCTCAGCGCGGAAAGCGATTTTATTTGGCTGGTTTTCTGGCTTTTTGGGGATGGCAGCGACGCTTCTTCTCGGTGTGATTTTATTTGGTTTCTATTCCTTGAATGGTGGGTTATCAGAAGAAATTGCAGGGGATAAAATTTTGCCCTATTTCATTGTGAATCAAGTACCAGTGGGTGCATCGGGGTTTTTAGTAGCAGCCATTTTTGCAGCAGCGATGTCTTCGATTGACTCGGCTTTGCATTCTTTAGCGACTTGTATGACCGTGGATTTTTATGACCGCTATTTCCTTCGAGAGGAAAATGAATCAAAATCGCTGAGGGTGGCGCAACTCTTAATTATGATTTGGGGGATTCTTGGAATCTTATCAGCATTTTATGTGGCTTCTACAGGAAAAGATTTATTACCGTTTCTTGTCACCTATACCACGATTTTTTTAGGACCCTTATTGGGGATTTTCTTGATGGGAGTTCTGTTGCCTCGGGTTAATGCCAATGGTGCGTTTTATGGGACGGTTACTGCGGTTATTTTCATGATTATTGCTTCAGAAGCGGGCTGGTTAACTTTTCCTGGGATTTGGCGCTCTGCGATTACTGCGCCGATTGCGGTGATTCTCGGTTCTGGTATTTCTTTGTTTGGTTCGATTCCACCACCGCGATCAATCCAAGGTCTGACCCTCTGGACTCAGATCTCAGGAAACAATCAACCAATGAGTCGTCCTGGTTTAGAGGAATAA
- a CDS encoding tetratricopeptide repeat protein, giving the protein MVWAEGKLKDAAHYYEIAIALAPQETRLYYDLGCLEHQQGKFTEACHYYNQVIALDPDHASAYSNLGSALTQIGDLELGLKHLQTAIALCPNHPRYHNNLGQGLMRLEKVTEAISAYQKAIALQPDYSLAHYNLGKAWQSKGVHQQAVSCFEQGIQLQSDQPRIYGEWGTSLMALGEVQKALQCWQKVIASYPQQLQAYQQWVRRRFHPPQDEWEKSKSTCGQFLQALQNSQFQEAQTFLGQIYFHLGNACLEYGIPRQAEAYYRKALQLDPFESELQVQLGDSLVQQGKSESAIAADQVALSLDPQNLHACFQLGKLWEEKKQWQGAIACYRQILEQPNPRNLLAVSSKGVPPPQKSYSTARSWFVERNQLDNYHEIKEEKPNKRNTDTKVTCGGLNCTFCLPRIRNWFQPIQLENNIYHCAFTQVLPVSSPPLFVAKIPQGRAWAIPQKNNWLICTALGIITPDNSLLQDLSRDYPGQLPTCLGNPFPHQIFQQDTLPPLQEVAGQVAVLAGLSGNIYFHWLVDILPRIALLRQVGVDLKTLDGIWMNQVTQPFQQETLEILDIPLKTIISSDHFPHIQAHQLIVPSFVGHFGWLHSWGLAFLRKTFLPRLRQSHRFYPKRIYISRENARHRRILNEPDVINYLSTRGFVTVTLETLSFSEQLNWFAAANTIIAPHGSGLTNLVFCQPQTTVIELFSPNYILHYFWVIAQQLKLKHYFVIGETIACGRIRELMYQNSLAEDIWVNLNTLKKALDYAKID; this is encoded by the coding sequence ATGGTTTGGGCAGAGGGGAAATTAAAAGACGCTGCTCATTACTATGAAATCGCGATCGCGCTTGCGCCACAGGAAACCCGTCTTTATTATGATCTCGGATGTTTAGAACACCAGCAGGGCAAGTTCACAGAAGCCTGTCACTATTACAACCAAGTCATTGCTCTTGATCCCGATCATGCCTCAGCTTACAGTAATCTTGGTTCTGCTTTGACTCAAATTGGCGATCTGGAATTGGGATTAAAACATCTACAAACCGCGATCGCGCTGTGTCCCAATCATCCTCGCTATCATAATAATCTCGGTCAAGGGTTAATGCGACTGGAAAAGGTGACAGAGGCAATTTCCGCTTACCAGAAGGCGATTGCATTACAACCCGATTATTCCCTCGCCCACTACAACTTAGGGAAAGCATGGCAAAGCAAAGGCGTACACCAACAAGCTGTAAGCTGTTTTGAGCAAGGGATTCAATTGCAAAGTGATCAACCCAGAATCTATGGAGAGTGGGGAACATCTTTGATGGCGTTGGGAGAGGTTCAAAAAGCCCTCCAGTGTTGGCAAAAAGTGATTGCTTCTTACCCCCAGCAACTGCAAGCCTATCAACAATGGGTGAGGAGACGTTTTCACCCTCCTCAAGATGAATGGGAAAAAAGCAAATCAACTTGTGGTCAGTTCTTGCAAGCCCTACAAAACTCACAGTTTCAGGAAGCTCAAACCTTTCTCGGACAAATCTACTTTCATTTGGGTAATGCTTGTCTTGAATATGGAATCCCTCGACAAGCAGAGGCTTACTATCGCAAAGCACTGCAGTTAGACCCTTTTGAGAGTGAGTTACAAGTGCAACTGGGAGATAGTCTGGTGCAACAGGGAAAATCCGAAAGCGCGATCGCGGCTGATCAAGTTGCCTTAAGCCTTGATCCCCAAAACCTCCATGCTTGCTTTCAGTTGGGGAAATTATGGGAAGAAAAAAAACAATGGCAGGGCGCGATCGCGTGTTATCGTCAGATTTTAGAGCAACCGAACCCGAGAAACTTACTCGCAGTCTCTTCTAAAGGAGTCCCACCGCCTCAAAAAAGTTATTCCACAGCCCGATCTTGGTTCGTTGAGAGAAATCAGCTTGACAACTATCACGAAATTAAAGAGGAGAAACCCAACAAGAGAAACACAGACACTAAAGTCACCTGTGGGGGATTAAATTGTACATTTTGTTTGCCAAGAATCCGTAACTGGTTTCAACCAATCCAACTAGAAAACAACATTTACCATTGTGCTTTCACTCAAGTTCTCCCTGTTAGTTCTCCTCCTTTATTTGTTGCGAAGATCCCTCAAGGAAGAGCGTGGGCAATTCCTCAAAAAAACAACTGGTTGATTTGTACCGCACTGGGAATCATCACTCCTGATAATTCTCTCCTCCAAGATCTCTCTCGGGATTATCCAGGACAGTTACCTACTTGTTTAGGAAACCCTTTTCCTCATCAAATTTTCCAGCAGGACACACTTCCGCCTCTACAAGAAGTAGCAGGTCAAGTCGCGGTTTTAGCAGGATTATCGGGAAATATTTATTTCCATTGGTTGGTTGATATACTCCCTCGGATTGCCTTATTACGGCAAGTTGGAGTTGATTTGAAGACACTCGACGGGATCTGGATGAATCAGGTGACTCAACCCTTCCAACAAGAAACCCTAGAGATTCTAGACATTCCCCTGAAAACGATCATCTCAAGTGACCATTTTCCTCATATCCAAGCGCATCAACTGATTGTTCCCTCCTTTGTCGGACATTTTGGGTGGTTGCATTCTTGGGGACTCGCGTTTCTCAGAAAAACCTTTCTTCCCCGATTACGTCAATCGCATAGGTTTTATCCCAAGCGGATTTACATTTCTCGGGAAAATGCTCGACACAGACGGATACTCAACGAACCAGATGTGATTAATTATCTGAGCACTCGCGGATTTGTTACAGTCACTTTAGAAACGCTCTCTTTTTCCGAGCAATTGAACTGGTTTGCTGCTGCGAATACAATTATTGCCCCTCATGGTAGTGGCTTGACCAATCTCGTCTTTTGTCAACCGCAGACAACTGTCATTGAATTGTTTTCTCCGAACTATATCCTTCATTATTTTTGGGTTATTGCCCAACAACTCAAACTCAAGCATTATTTTGTCATTGGAGAAACAATTGCCTGTGGGAGAATTCGAGAACTAATGTATCAAAACTCACTTGCTGAAGATATTTGGGTCAATCTCAACACCTTGAAAAAAGCATTGGATTACGCCAAAATAGATTAG